GGTTAAAGAAGAATGGTATTAATGGTGTAAAGGGTTAAGTGAAGAAGGACGATCACTTATAAGAAACCCCAGTGAGCATGAATGTCACTAGGGTTTTAGGAACAACATATAACGGCTTTATCGATATCGCTTTCCTTAATCAAGATGTTGCCTTCATCATCTACTTTGTAGTCAATGTTAGCGTTGTTAAGTCTTTCAATGGCTGACTCTTTGGTTTCTTGAGTGCTAGTAGAATCGTCAATCCATATGTTGAAGTCATCTTGTTGAGAATTAGTTGTGTTACATCCCTCTAAAATAATAACGAGGCTTACCAAAAGCGAGAACATTCGTTTAATTTCCACTCACCTCCACCAAACAATTAAACACGTATCTTATAGAATGGGATCTATAATGCTAGATGCATTACTTCGATATACACACGATGCTTTCCTTTCTATTGGGGTAAAGTTATGAGGCATATCATTGCACATGAAATCTATCATATGTGGCAATTATGAGTCTGGACAAGAGAATTAGGCAAAGTACCTGTATCTGCAAACCCGATTAGACGCGGACTCATCTAGAAGTAACATGAATAGTAATGAAGTAGTTTTCGTTAAACGAATAAAAGCTGGAATGAACGGGAAAAAACAGTAATCATGCTTAGACAGTCTAAATCGTCTAAGCATGATTACTGAAACATCTATCTTTACAATGTTATTAGAAAAATAAGTGTTGTGTCTATCAATGAGGCAGTGCTCGTTTTGGATGGGCTAATATAATGATCAAAGCCTGTGGTATAAATAACCAAAATCCAGATATAGGGGAAATTAGTACTCCAAAAAGTGAGATAATCAGAAAATACCAGCCGATGAAACGTGGAACAGGCATGTTTATTTCTTTTAGATATATGTGGAGAAAATGTCCAATCATAATCCAAAAGACACCACATAGTATAAACCATATTACTGCATTACGGTCATGCTGAGTTACTACTGTATTGAACAGACCTTCCTTGATAATCTCCCCTAATATTGTCCATCCAATAATGAGTCCTACAATAGTGTGTATTATTCCTGTTGCAATTAGAAATACACCGCTCAGTTTCCAAAGTTTCATTCTCCATCCCTCCAAAAATATAGGTTCTATTACATGTTAGGTGATGGAGTTATTACAGTATTGTAAAAATACGACATAAAGTTTTTGGATAGGAGAGAGAGCGGGTTCGTACCAGAAAGTTGTTTGAAAATATTAATAAAATGAGCTTGGTCATAGTAGCCATTTTCCAGAATAATAGTTAGATATTCATGCTCCTTAAGTAAACATATAGTTCGAGAAGTATTTTCAAACATCGAGATTTTTTGGAAGTATTTTGGGCTAACTCCAACTAAGTCATTGAAAATTCTTTGTAGTTGTCTTTGGCTAATACCAACTTCATTACAGATATGTGGGATTGTTTTTTTACTATTTGATTGCATCAGTTGATTGATAGCGTAAGATTGAATCGCTTGATGAGTAGTATTTTTATAATAGCTTTTTAAAAGTAGCAATAGATAATGTTCGATAATATCAATCCGATGTTGAGTTGTAGAAGCTTCATGTATTTTATATTGTAATTCATCGCCTAGTTGTCCCCATACTTCTGAAATGTTACATATATGGTCAGTAAATTCTCCTATTTGTTCTTTGCAAAATTGATGAAATGTACCAGGTAAAAAACGAATAGCAATCAGTCCAATTTGTCCAGTCGCACATAAGTCCATATAAGTTTTTTGTACACCTACAATATGAGCTAGAGGAAGCTTCGATGAATTATTATTATGATCAGTGCAAATAAAAGGAGATTGATAGTAAAAAACTACCTCTATATTTGTACTAGGTAAAATTCTAGGTAACTCAGTTAATGAGTTTTCATCGGATTCCCATATCCAATAACAATCGATAAATTCTCTCAAACATTTTGAAGGAGGTATGAATGAAATGTTCAGTTCTCTCATCCTCTCATTATGAATTTTTGGAATTTTCAATGATAATAATGATCTAATTTTATCACGTTTCAATTGAGGGATGTAGAGAAACTCATACTGATGAAAGTTTCACTTTATCAATACAACTAATCAACAAACTAGTACAAAAATGAAAAAGGTTCATTTCTAAAATAAGCACCTTCTGCTATAGAGCATTAGGTGCTTGTTGTCTACTTTATGAAAACTTCCCTTTCCGAATGTACGTGAATGCTAACGCACCGACGAGAATGGTTCCTTTTATAATATCTTGGGCATAGTAGGGAACGTTCATCATTGTAAAACCATTTAGTAAAATCCCAATTAAGATAGCACCAATAAACGTACCGAATACATTTGGTTTGCCAGCTCCAAATACAGAATATCCGATTAAGGCTGCGGCAACACCATCCATGAGTAGCGGTGCACCAGCAGATACTTGCCCAGTTCCAATTCGTGATGCGAGAACGATTCCTGCGATCGCTGCGAACAATCCGCTTAACACGTAAGCGTAAACGCGATATCGTTCAACTCGAACACCTGATAGACGTGCCGCTTCCTTATTTCCACCTGTAATGTAGAGCAAGCGACCGAATGTCGTATAGGACAGGATAAGGTGTACGATTATGACTGCACCGATCATTAAGATAGCAGGGAAGGGAATCGAGAATAGTTCACCTTGTCCGATGAATAAGAAAGAAGGAATGAACTTCCCTGGAGCAGTAGAGCCATCTTGCATTGGCATATTGTTATAGATTGAGAAACCCTTCGTCATCGTTAGTTGAATACCGTTTACGATATACATGACAGATAACGTCCCTAGTAGATCAGGGATTTTAATCTTAACGACGACAAATGCATTCAATAACCCAACGAGCAATCCTAATAAGAGTGGAACGAGAATTGCGATCAGCAGCTCTTGTCTAAACCAAACGAGCATCATTGCACTTGCAATCGTTGCAAGACTTGCGGTTGAACCCACTGATAAGTCGAACCCATCCACAATTAACGTGAAGGTAACACCGATTGCGAGTAGTGTAACGATAGAAATGGAACGTAAAATATCAGCAAAGTTTTCATAGGATAAAAACCGTTCATTTACGATGCTGAAAAAAATGATTATGAGACCAATTGCGAGCAACGTACCATATTTGACGAGAAAATGTATGAGATTATCGGTCACACGATTTGGTCGTTGAAGTTGTTCGTAAGCTTCAACTGATTGTTTCATCTATAACCCCTCCAGATGCAGCCTGCATAAGTGATGTGTGTGTCGCTTCGCCACGAGCGAATGATGTGATTAGTTCACCATGATGTAAAACGAGAATTCGATCGGCAATTTCAAGTAATTCTTCAAATTCACTCGTGAAATAGAGAATGCCTTTACCTTCATTCGCGAGTTCGTGAACGAGCTTGAAGACGTCTTTTTTAGCGCCAATATCGATGCCTTTTGTCGGTTCATCAAATAGGTAAACTTCACTTGTTTCATTCAACCATTTCCCAATCGAAACCTTTTGTTGGTTACCACCACTAAGGTAACGGAGTTGTGTTGTAGAGTTAGGTGTTTTTATTTTTAAACGATTGATTTGTTTTTCAGAAAATTGTTCTTCCTTAGTCCGATTGACAATGAACTGACTTGTGAAAGTTTGTAATGAAGGAAGTGTTAAGTTTTCACGTACAGATGAATCAACTAAGATGCCTTCTTTTCTTCGTTCTTCAGGTATGAGACATAGGCCAGCTTTGATCGCTTCATAAGACGATGAAATTGAAACTTTCTTACCTCGAACGGTACATGAAGGGCTACTAGTAGGTGTAGATCCAAATAATGTACGAGCAATTTCTGTCTTACCTGCACCAAGTAGTCCTGCTATTCCAACAATTTCACCTTCATTTACGGTTAAGTTAATCGTTGTACCTGTTTGTGGAATGAAAAGGTCATTTACTTCGAATAAAGGTGTTGAAGACGTTTCACGGCGTATTGGCTTAATCAGTTGTGTGATCTGATTACCTAACATATGGTGGATGATGTCTCCTAGTTCAATATTGTCTGTTTGTTCGGTCACGATCACGTTACCATCTCGTAAAATAGTGAGCCGATCAGTGATTTGCTTAATTTCAGAAAGGTGATGTGAAATGTAAATGATACTTACACCAGTTTCTTTAAGCTGATTAATGACGTGAAAGAGCTTTTGTCGTTCTTGTTCACTAAGTGGAGCAGTTGGCTCATCTAAAATAAGATAGTGAGCTTGTTGGGCAACGGCTCTGGCAATAAGAATCATTTGTTTTTCAGACAATGTGCATTCTGAGATTTCCTTCGTCACATCAATCTCAACATTAATTGCAGCAAGCATTTCACGTGCTCGTTTCTTTCTCGCTGACCAAGAATTGAAGGTGAAGCGCCTCTGATTTACATAGTCATCAAGAATGAGATTTTCGGTAACAGATAGTGTAGGAATAAGTGCTGTATCGACCTCTTGCACGACAATGCCAATTCCAGCTTTTTTAGCAGAATGAGGGTCGTGAATGTCAACTAGCTCACCATTGATAGAAATGTCACCACGATCTTTCACATAATCACCTGAAAGGATCTTCATTAATGTGCTCTTTCCAGCTCCGTTCACGCCCAATAGAGCGTGAACTTCACCAGATTGAACAGAGAAGGAAATATCGTTTAGAACGGTATTTCCTGCAAACGATTTTGAAATATGTCTCATTTCTAACATGTGAATCACTCTTTCACTTGTTGTTCGAGTTGTTCCATCCAAGCGGAAGTGGCAGCGTTCGATTCGCCCCAACCATCGATGTAGTCACCAATTTCATCCATTGAAATGTTTTGCTTAGGAAGATCAGTTTGTTTCACGAGATATGGATCAAGTGAAAAAATCTGAGGTGTTGGTTCGCCTGCAATTTTTTGATAGAGGAAGCGGACTTGGATTTTACCAACTTCGGCTGGATCTGTTGCAGCTGAAGCTTTCCAAGCGCTATTTTCCTTTTGAATTATTTGTAAGTCTTCATCACTTAAGTCAATTCCATAGACGCTAATTTCATCACGTCCCGCTTGTTCGATTGCTCGAACAGCACCTTTAGCAAATTCATCCCATGGTGCGAAAACGGCATCGATTTCACCTTTCGGATATTGCTTCAAAATTGCTTCCATTTGTGTTTGAGTATCGAGTGCAGTATTGGCACTTGCGGTCCCGAAGCGTGCAATTTCTTGAATGGCTGGATAACGTGTTTTGAACGCTTCATAAATGACATTGCGTCGTTCCATTGGTGTAAATCCACCAACCCAAATGTAGACGATGTTACCTTCACCATCGATATCTTGAGCAAGTGTTTTCAGTGAATCCCAAGCAAGGCTATAATCATCTTGGTCAATTTTCGTTACGCCTGGAAGATCAATATCGTTATCAAATACAACGACAGGAATACCAGCTTCAATTGCTTTCTTTACACCAGCTTCGAGTGCATCTGCACGTCCGTGATCAATAAGAATGCCATCTACGCCTTGGTTAACCGCTGTATCTAAGTGTGTTGCCATTTGAGCGAGATCATTGTTTGAGTTATAGATTTGTACCTCGCCACCGAATTTCTCCACTTGTTCTTTCACGCCTGCGACGTATTGGGAAGAAAACGTACCAATTGACATTTGCATAATCGCAGCAATCTTTAACGGTTTATTTACTGCTTCTGGAATCGTTGCTGTGCTGGTATTTTTGTTTGTATCTTCATTTATGACATCTACTTGTTCAGTTGGTTCATCAGCAGGTTGACTACTAACGGCGTCTTGTTCATTTGTGCAACCAATTAAAAAGATATTAAGTGCTAGTAATAAGATGAATAGTTTAGAAAGATTCTTTTTCATTTTGTTTGTGCTCCTTTAGTATTCTCGAATAAGTTGTGTAGTTCAGCTTCAAAGTTGTCATGTATAATGCCTTTTTCAGTAATAATTGCACTGATTAGGTGATGTGGTGTGATGTCAAATGCCGGATTGAATACTTGGGTTCCATCAGGTGCAACAGCTTTGTCATGCCAATGTGTGACTTCACGTGCCTGTCTTTCTTCAATTGGAATTTCATCACCTGAGCGAATTTGTAAGTCGATTGTTGACAGAGGTGCTGCCACATAGAACGGAATGTTCAAGGCTTTGGCGATAAGTGCTAACCCAAATGTTCCGATTTTGTTTGCGGTATCTCCATTTGCTGCGATACGGTCAGCACCAACGATAATCGCATTGATGTTTTTCGTTTTGATCGTGTGGGCAACCATATTGTCAGTAATCAACGTTACATCGATGCCAGCTTGCTGTAATTCCCAAGTCGTAAGTCGAGCACCTTGTAGGACAGGTCTTGTCTCAGATGCGAAAATTTGATAATGAACACCACGTTCCTTCGCAATATAAAAAGGGGCAAGTGCCGTTCCATATTTGGCGGTTGCGATACCACCTGCATTACAGTGTGTTAAGATTCGATCCCCATCGTTAAATAACAAGAATGCGTGTTCACCGATACTTCGACAAACGTGTTCATCTTCTCGTTGAATCTCATGTGCTTTCTTCAACAAAGCTGATTTTGCTTCAGTGATGTCATTGTGTGCTTGCAGTATGCTAACGAGTCGTTCAAGTGCCCACGTAAGATTAACCGCAGTTGGTCGTGCACTTGTGAGAAAATGCTGTTGTTGATGGACATAGTGCTTGAATTCATCAAAATTATCGCCAACAAATTGCTCGGCTGCTAATGCGAGTCCGTAAGCAGCGGTGATGCCAATGGCAGGTGCACCGCGAACGGTTAACGAGTGAATTGCTTCCCATACTTGTTCACTCGTTTGAAGTGTGACAAAGTTTGTTTCAAGTGGTAGCATCCGTTGATCTAATAGGATAAGCTTGCCATCATGCCACTGAACAGATTGAATCGGTTTTGTAGATGTATTTGTCATATGGTGCACCTCCTTTTAGTACAATGTAATTTGTCTTGGTGATGTCAGTTTGCTTCGTTGGAAGATTAGTTCCTTACCGAGTGATAGAGCATGGCGTTTTGAGCTTAATAGTTCCGAATATTCAGTGATTTCATCCAAGTCTGCGACATGTGCAAGCCCAATTGTGCGTCGAATGATTTCACAGCCAGCAAATCCGATTGCATCTTCAAATGTTTCTGTAAGGACATGTTCCACATAACCGTCTACTTGCGTATACTTTTCTTGACCTTGCGTTTTCCAAAGTTCTGTAAATGTCTCGCTGAAATGCTCCCAAGTATCAGTGATTAGTTGTAGTAGCTGTCGCTGCTGTTCTTGTTGTTTCGTAATTGCATTTAAAAGGATGTTGGCGATAAACTGACCGATATCAAATCCAAGAGGTCCGTAAAAAGCAAATTCAGGGTCAATGACTTTCGTGTCGGTTTCGGTGACAAAGATACTCCCTGTGTGCAAGTCGCCATGAACGAGTGCATCACTACGAGTTAAGAATAACTTTTTCAATTTTGCGACTTCTAATTTTAAGAGAAGATCGTCCCAAATGTTTGCAACATCCTCACGTAGTTCTTCTTCAAAATCATTTGTATCATGATCGAAGAACGGGTCTGTGAAAACGAGGTCTTCAGTGATTTTACACAGGTCAGGGTTAATAAATTGCTTTACACGTTGTTTCTTCGTTTCAGCATCTAAGTAAAAGTCGGACGTGAAAAATAACGTTTTTGCAATGAATTCCCCGATATGTTTGCCAAGGTTGGGGTAATGTTCACCATCAATTAGTTTGCCTCTTAATATATCAAATTGTGATAAGTCCTCCATGATCGTGATCGCATACGTTGTATCTGAATAATAAACTTTTGGAACGAAATCAGGTGTTAGTTCACCTTGAATCCTTAACGCTTGATATTCGATGCTTGCTCTGTTTAAAGAAAGTGGCCAGCTTTCCCCAACAACTTTTGCATAAGGAAGTGCTTGTTTCACAATTAATGATTGTTGTGAACGTTCGTCTATAACACGAAATACATAATTCAAATTCCCATCGCCAATTTCTTCACAAGTGAGTGCGCCATCAGATGGTAGCAATCTCAACTGTTGGACGAGCTGAATGACTTTTTGTTCTGTTAACGGTTCGTACTTATCAATACGCTCTGCTGTTGTCATATTTAATCCCTCCACATAAAAATTTCAAACAAATAAAAAACCTCTTTCCGACAGAAAGAGGATTGAATGCACATATGCTTCACTCCTCTTATCTTTCAGAAAGCAACTGCTTTCTGGTGGATGTAGCACCGTGCCTTAACGTTAATGGCGCATATAGCGCCCCATATCACAATGGTATTTCGGCCGGTTGCTGGGCTTCGTAGGGCCAATTCCCTCCGCCAACTCATGATAAGAGCTTGCAACGTTTATGAAGTTTTGTTTTTGCTTGAGACTAATACTAAATTCGTTAGGCTAGTCTTGTCAAGAATATTTTTAGAATTTTTATTTTTTTATGAGGTAAGCTTCTGGATTATCAGATCTAGTGAAAAGGATAATTTTAAAATAAGGATTGACAATTTGAAAATTCACTGGCATAATCCAAATTAAATTTCTGAAAAGTGCTAACAAACAAATATCGATAAATCTTATCAAGAGCAGGTGGAGGGAACAAGCCCTACGAAGCCCGGCAACCGACTTCAATTACGAAGCACGGTGCTAAG
The Bacillus solimangrovi genome window above contains:
- a CDS encoding sugar ABC transporter substrate-binding protein, whose protein sequence is MKKNLSKLFILLLALNIFLIGCTNEQDAVSSQPADEPTEQVDVINEDTNKNTSTATIPEAVNKPLKIAAIMQMSIGTFSSQYVAGVKEQVEKFGGEVQIYNSNNDLAQMATHLDTAVNQGVDGILIDHGRADALEAGVKKAIEAGIPVVVFDNDIDLPGVTKIDQDDYSLAWDSLKTLAQDIDGEGNIVYIWVGGFTPMERRNVIYEAFKTRYPAIQEIARFGTASANTALDTQTQMEAILKQYPKGEIDAVFAPWDEFAKGAVRAIEQAGRDEISVYGIDLSDEDLQIIQKENSAWKASAATDPAEVGKIQVRFLYQKIAGEPTPQIFSLDPYLVKQTDLPKQNISMDEIGDYIDGWGESNAATSAWMEQLEQQVKE
- a CDS encoding DUF6463 family protein, encoding MKLWKLSGVFLIATGIIHTIVGLIIGWTILGEIIKEGLFNTVVTQHDRNAVIWFILCGVFWIMIGHFLHIYLKEINMPVPRFIGWYFLIISLFGVLISPISGFWLFIPQALIIILAHPKRALPH
- a CDS encoding sugar ABC transporter ATP-binding protein, with amino-acid sequence MGRIERCHFRLDGTTRTTSERVIHMLEMRHISKSFAGNTVLNDISFSVQSGEVHALLGVNGAGKSTLMKILSGDYVKDRGDISINGELVDIHDPHSAKKAGIGIVVQEVDTALIPTLSVTENLILDDYVNQRRFTFNSWSARKKRAREMLAAINVEIDVTKEISECTLSEKQMILIARAVAQQAHYLILDEPTAPLSEQERQKLFHVINQLKETGVSIIYISHHLSEIKQITDRLTILRDGNVIVTEQTDNIELGDIIHHMLGNQITQLIKPIRRETSSTPLFEVNDLFIPQTGTTINLTVNEGEIVGIAGLLGAGKTEIARTLFGSTPTSSPSCTVRGKKVSISSSYEAIKAGLCLIPEERRKEGILVDSSVRENLTLPSLQTFTSQFIVNRTKEEQFSEKQINRLKIKTPNSTTQLRYLSGGNQQKVSIGKWLNETSEVYLFDEPTKGIDIGAKKDVFKLVHELANEGKGILYFTSEFEELLEIADRILVLHHGELITSFARGEATHTSLMQAASGGVIDETIS
- the mtnK gene encoding S-methyl-5-thioribose kinase, with the protein product MTTAERIDKYEPLTEQKVIQLVQQLRLLPSDGALTCEEIGDGNLNYVFRVIDERSQQSLIVKQALPYAKVVGESWPLSLNRASIEYQALRIQGELTPDFVPKVYYSDTTYAITIMEDLSQFDILRGKLIDGEHYPNLGKHIGEFIAKTLFFTSDFYLDAETKKQRVKQFINPDLCKITEDLVFTDPFFDHDTNDFEEELREDVANIWDDLLLKLEVAKLKKLFLTRSDALVHGDLHTGSIFVTETDTKVIDPEFAFYGPLGFDIGQFIANILLNAITKQQEQQRQLLQLITDTWEHFSETFTELWKTQGQEKYTQVDGYVEHVLTETFEDAIGFAGCEIIRRTIGLAHVADLDEITEYSELLSSKRHALSLGKELIFQRSKLTSPRQITLY
- a CDS encoding DUF6597 domain-containing transcriptional factor, yielding MKRDKIRSLLSLKIPKIHNERMRELNISFIPPSKCLREFIDCYWIWESDENSLTELPRILPSTNIEVVFYYQSPFICTDHNNNSSKLPLAHIVGVQKTYMDLCATGQIGLIAIRFLPGTFHQFCKEQIGEFTDHICNISEVWGQLGDELQYKIHEASTTQHRIDIIEHYLLLLLKSYYKNTTHQAIQSYAINQLMQSNSKKTIPHICNEVGISQRQLQRIFNDLVGVSPKYFQKISMFENTSRTICLLKEHEYLTIILENGYYDQAHFINIFKQLSGTNPLSLLSKNFMSYFYNTVITPSPNM
- a CDS encoding ABC transporter permease, with protein sequence MHFLVKYGTLLAIGLIIIFFSIVNERFLSYENFADILRSISIVTLLAIGVTFTLIVDGFDLSVGSTASLATIASAMMLVWFRQELLIAILVPLLLGLLVGLLNAFVVVKIKIPDLLGTLSVMYIVNGIQLTMTKGFSIYNNMPMQDGSTAPGKFIPSFLFIGQGELFSIPFPAILMIGAVIIVHLILSYTTFGRLLYITGGNKEAARLSGVRVERYRVYAYVLSGLFAAIAGIVLASRIGTGQVSAGAPLLMDGVAAALIGYSVFGAGKPNVFGTFIGAILIGILLNGFTMMNVPYYAQDIIKGTILVGALAFTYIRKGKFS
- the mtnA gene encoding S-methyl-5-thioribose-1-phosphate isomerase; this encodes MTNTSTKPIQSVQWHDGKLILLDQRMLPLETNFVTLQTSEQVWEAIHSLTVRGAPAIGITAAYGLALAAEQFVGDNFDEFKHYVHQQQHFLTSARPTAVNLTWALERLVSILQAHNDITEAKSALLKKAHEIQREDEHVCRSIGEHAFLLFNDGDRILTHCNAGGIATAKYGTALAPFYIAKERGVHYQIFASETRPVLQGARLTTWELQQAGIDVTLITDNMVAHTIKTKNINAIIVGADRIAANGDTANKIGTFGLALIAKALNIPFYVAAPLSTIDLQIRSGDEIPIEERQAREVTHWHDKAVAPDGTQVFNPAFDITPHHLISAIITEKGIIHDNFEAELHNLFENTKGAQTK